In the Mytilus galloprovincialis chromosome 10, xbMytGall1.hap1.1, whole genome shotgun sequence genome, one interval contains:
- the LOC143047822 gene encoding uncharacterized protein LOC143047822, with product MKFRSHNRLCAQSCIKELFNMNNTALLLVLIVFAVGVKESIQQGKCTVQFCTTIKNSAGCNGCCVGLGCTGGGKCSVLNGVSACHCNGCTSKPVPHETCTSTFCSNEKLDDNGCKGCCLGMLNGCAPSGSCQNSHCKCNDCARKP from the exons atgaaatttagaaGTCATAATAGACTTTGTGCACAAAGCTGTATTAAG GAACTCTTCAACATGAATAATACAGCCCTTCTTTTAGTTCTTATTGTTTTTGCAGTAG GTGTAAAAGAGTCTATTCAACAAGGGAAATGTACTGTCCAATTCTGTACAACCATCAAAAACAGCGCTGGTTGTAATGGATGTTGTGTTGGTCTGGGATGTACTGGTGGTGGAAAATGCAGTGTATTGAATGGAGTATCTGCCTGTCATTGTAATGGGTGTACTT cAAAACCAGTACCTCATGAGACGTGTACAAGCACATTCTGTTCTAATGAAAAGCTCGATGATAACGGATGCAAAGGTTGTTGTCTTGGTATGTTAAATGGTTGTGCCCCCTCCGGTTCTTGCCAAAATTCACATTGTAAATGCAATGACTGTGCG AGAAAACCATGA